From the Chloroflexia bacterium SDU3-3 genome, the window CTCGGGGATCATACGCCGCATGCTGGCCACGAAGGCCGCCTTATTGAACGAGCGCCACATCTCTCTCACGCCCTCGTCCATGTTTTTGGCCGCCAGCCGCCAGAACGCGGGCGAGAGCAGCACCTCGGCGCTGTCGCGCAGGCTGAAGTCGCGCTTGCGGTAGGCCTCGCGCTTCAGGCCCAGCACCGCGTTTGGCCCGGCGTGCACGCTGCCGTCGATCATGCGGGTGAAGTGGACGCCCAGAAATGGGAAGTTTGGGTTGGGCACCGGGTAGATCAGGTGCCGCACCAGGTGGCGTCTCTCGGGCACTAGCTCGTAGTACTCGCCCCGGAACGGCACGATCTGCATGCCGGTCTTCGCCCCGCCCATAGCGGCCACACGGTCGCTGTGCAGCCCGGCGCAGTTGATAATGAAGCGGCCCATGAAGGTGCCCGCCGTGGTCTCCAGCGTGGTGCCGTCGGGGCGCTCGACCATGCGCTCCACCCGCGCGCCCAGCTCCAGCGCGCCGCCTCGCTCGCGCACCAGCCGCGCGTAGGCCTGCGCCACCTGGGTGTAGCTGACAATGCCCGTGCTGGCTACCAGGATGCCCGCTAGGGCGCGCACGTGCGGCTCGCGCTCGCGGATCTCGTCGGGGCCGACCCGGCGCACATCTAGCTGGTTCTCCAGCCCGCGCTGGTAGAGCTTCTCCAGCAGCGGCAGCTCCTCCGGCTCGGTGGCCACGATGATCTTGCCGCAGACCTCGTGGGCGATGCCGTGCTGCTGGCAGAAGGCCACCATGGACTGGCTGCCCGCGCGGGCGAAGCGGGCCTTGTAGCTGCCGGGCTTGTAGTAGATGCCCGAGTGGATGACGCCGCTGTTATTGCCGGTCTGGTGGGCGGCCCAGCGCTGCTCCTTCTCCAGCACCAGCACGCGCGCGCCGGGCATACGCTCGGCCAGCTCGCGCGCGGTGGCCAGGCCCACGATCCCGCCGCCGATGATCACATAGTCGTACATGGGGCTACCACACCTTCCAGGGGGCGCTGCCGCTCTGCCACAGCTCTTCAAGGTAGTTCTTGTCGCGCAGGGTGTCCATCGGCTGCCAGAAGCCGTGGTGCCGGTACGCCGCAAGCTTGCCAGCGCTGGCCAGCTGCTCCAGCGGCTCGCCCTCCCACACCGTGGCGTCGCCAGCGATATAGCCGAACACCTCTGGCTCGCACACGAAGAATCCGCCGTTGATATAGGCCCCGTCGCCCTGGGGCTTCTCCTTGAAGCTGGCGATGCGCTGCTGATCCTCGCCCAGGGTGAATGCGCCGAAGCGCCCGGGCGGCTGCACCGCCGTCATGGTGGCCGCCGCGCCGGATGCGCGGTGGTGGGCGATCAGCGCGCCGATCGGGATGTCGCCCACGCCATCGCCGTAGGTGAGGCAGAAGGTCTCGTCGCCTAGGTAGCGCTGCACCCGCTTGATCCGCCCGCCGGTCATGGTCTTCTCCCCGGTCTCGATCAGGGTCACGCGCCACGGCTCGATGGATGTGCTGTGCACTTCCATGGTGTTGGAGCGCATGTCGAAGGTGACATCGGCGTTATGCAGAAAGTAGTTGGCGAAATACTCTTTTATACTATACGACTT encodes:
- the rfbF gene encoding glucose-1-phosphate cytidylyltransferase, which codes for MKAVILAGGYGTRISEESAIRPKPMVEIGGKPILWHIMKIYSSHGIDEFIICCGYKSYSIKEYFANYFLHNADVTFDMRSNTMEVHSTSIEPWRVTLIETGEKTMTGGRIKRVQRYLGDETFCLTYGDGVGDIPIGALIAHHRASGAAATMTAVQPPGRFGAFTLGEDQQRIASFKEKPQGDGAYINGGFFVCEPEVFGYIAGDATVWEGEPLEQLASAGKLAAYRHHGFWQPMDTLRDKNYLEELWQSGSAPWKVW
- the lhgO gene encoding L-2-hydroxyglutarate oxidase, whose amino-acid sequence is MYDYVIIGGGIVGLATARELAERMPGARVLVLEKEQRWAAHQTGNNSGVIHSGIYYKPGSYKARFARAGSQSMVAFCQQHGIAHEVCGKIIVATEPEELPLLEKLYQRGLENQLDVRRVGPDEIREREPHVRALAGILVASTGIVSYTQVAQAYARLVRERGGALELGARVERMVERPDGTTLETTAGTFMGRFIINCAGLHSDRVAAMGGAKTGMQIVPFRGEYYELVPERRHLVRHLIYPVPNPNFPFLGVHFTRMIDGSVHAGPNAVLGLKREAYRKRDFSLRDSAEVLLSPAFWRLAAKNMDEGVREMWRSFNKAAFVASMRRMIPEIGMGDVVPAHAGVRAQALLHDGALVDDFHLVQTRSALHVCNAPSPAATASIEIGRAIADRLAPIGAADRASERIRA